A genomic window from Verrucomicrobiia bacterium includes:
- a CDS encoding Glu/Leu/Phe/Val dehydrogenase, which translates to MLDEFMQSPAYVMACQQYDRVADILDIGQSERIRTKMPKRALIVSVPTRMDDGHTEMFTGYRVQHHLSVGPTKGGLRYHPDVTLGEVAALAMWMSWKCSLCGLPYGGAKGGVTCDPRKMSRGENERMTRRFMQEMIPFIGPHVDVMAPDLGTNEQTMAWMMDTYSMHEGNPVPQIVTGKPVALGGSAGRKEATGRGVAYLVNRTLDNLNMKSEGTRVVVQGFGNVGSITAQQLHRFGAKIIAVSDFAGGLHNPQGLDVNKLIDHATQHGSLEGFVDGCEPITNDELLQLECDVLIPAALERQITGKNVGKIRCRVLAEAANGPTTIEADTVLRQRDDIFLIPDVLCNAGGVIVSYFEWVQDLQSFFWTEAEVNDKLYRQLELAYQQVLQMAKKQKLYMRDAALALGISKIAQAKQVRGLFP; encoded by the coding sequence ATGCTTGATGAGTTCATGCAGTCCCCGGCCTATGTCATGGCCTGCCAACAATACGACCGTGTTGCCGACATTCTCGACATCGGGCAAAGCGAGCGCATCCGCACCAAGATGCCCAAGCGCGCCCTGATCGTGTCGGTCCCCACGCGCATGGACGACGGTCACACGGAGATGTTCACGGGCTACCGCGTCCAACATCACCTCTCGGTTGGTCCGACGAAGGGGGGGTTGCGTTATCACCCCGATGTGACGCTCGGCGAAGTCGCGGCACTGGCGATGTGGATGAGCTGGAAATGTTCGTTATGTGGATTGCCTTACGGCGGGGCGAAAGGTGGCGTCACATGCGACCCGCGCAAGATGAGCCGTGGCGAGAACGAACGCATGACGCGCCGATTCATGCAGGAGATGATCCCATTCATCGGCCCGCACGTCGACGTCATGGCGCCGGATCTGGGTACCAACGAGCAGACCATGGCGTGGATGATGGACACCTACTCCATGCACGAGGGCAATCCCGTTCCGCAAATCGTCACGGGCAAACCCGTCGCGCTCGGCGGTTCGGCCGGACGCAAGGAAGCGACCGGCCGCGGCGTTGCCTACCTCGTCAACCGCACCTTGGATAACCTCAATATGAAATCCGAGGGCACTCGGGTCGTCGTGCAGGGTTTTGGCAATGTGGGGTCAATCACCGCGCAGCAGCTTCATCGATTCGGGGCGAAGATTATTGCAGTCAGTGATTTCGCGGGCGGTCTACACAATCCACAAGGGCTGGATGTGAACAAGCTCATCGACCACGCCACGCAACACGGCAGCTTGGAGGGGTTCGTGGATGGTTGCGAGCCCATAACCAACGATGAACTGTTGCAACTCGAATGCGATGTTCTCATCCCCGCCGCGCTTGAACGTCAGATCACCGGGAAGAATGTCGGCAAGATTCGTTGCCGCGTTCTGGCGGAAGCGGCGAACGGACCGACCACCATCGAAGCGGATACCGTGTTGCGGCAACGCGACGATATTTTCCTGATTCCTGACGTGCTCTGCAATGCGGGCGGTGTCATCGTCAGTTATTTCGAATGGGTGCAGGACTTGCAGAGCTTTTTCTGGACGGAGGCGGAGGTCAACGACAAGTTGTACCGTCAGCTCGAGTTGGCCTACCAGCAGGTGCTGCAGATGGCCAAGAAACAAAAACTCTACATGCGCGACGCCGCGCTTGCGCTTGGCATCAGCAAGATCGCCCAAGCCAAGCAGGTCCGTGGTTTGTTCCCGTGA
- a CDS encoding diacylglycerol kinase family protein — MDKLFVIFNPAARGEKSQRVRRFLEAKAGHSVTVAPTERAGDARLLAARAVQEGFRVIIAAGGDGTINEVTNGIGTSDAALGVLPLGTVNVFAQELGIPRRIEAAWQVIEAGETRTIDLARAEAGGTTRHFVQLAGVGFDAQAVRVASWELKKKIGPLSYVWAGIKTLGTTPAQVEVSVNGSGPRATGAAVLVGNGRFYGGRFALFPKARMDDGLLDVCVFENCGYLDVLRYGQGILRGAHIDLGDVEYFQTERLVCTAPGTTPFELDGEDAGDAPVIFSIVPRALRVIVPKLDGGKKHA; from the coding sequence ATGGACAAGCTCTTCGTCATTTTCAATCCCGCTGCGCGTGGGGAAAAATCCCAGCGGGTCCGGAGGTTTTTGGAGGCGAAGGCCGGGCATTCCGTCACGGTGGCACCGACGGAGCGCGCGGGGGATGCGAGGTTGCTGGCCGCGCGGGCTGTGCAGGAGGGCTTTCGCGTCATTATTGCCGCGGGTGGTGACGGCACGATCAATGAAGTCACGAACGGTATTGGCACCTCCGACGCGGCGCTTGGTGTGCTGCCCCTTGGCACCGTCAACGTTTTCGCGCAGGAGCTCGGCATTCCGCGCCGGATAGAAGCCGCATGGCAGGTCATTGAAGCGGGGGAGACGCGAACGATTGACCTCGCCCGCGCCGAAGCTGGGGGCACCACACGTCACTTTGTCCAACTGGCCGGTGTCGGTTTCGATGCGCAGGCGGTGCGCGTCGCCAGTTGGGAGTTGAAGAAGAAGATCGGCCCGCTCAGCTATGTGTGGGCGGGAATCAAAACCCTGGGGACGACGCCCGCGCAGGTGGAGGTTTCCGTGAACGGCAGCGGCCCGCGCGCGACCGGAGCTGCCGTGCTCGTGGGCAACGGACGCTTCTACGGCGGGCGGTTTGCGCTCTTTCCGAAGGCCCGAATGGATGACGGGTTATTGGACGTATGTGTCTTTGAGAACTGCGGCTATTTGGACGTGCTGCGCTACGGGCAGGGCATTCTGCGCGGCGCGCATATTGACCTCGGCGACGTGGAATACTTTCAGACGGAACGGCTGGTCTGCACGGCGCCCGGCACGACTCCGTTTGAATTGGATGGCGAGGATGCAGGCGACGCGCCGGTAATATTCTCGATAGTGCCCCGCGCGCTGCGAGTGATTGTGCCAAAATTGGACGGAGGGAAGAAACATGCTTGA